One genomic segment of Pseudoalteromonas sp. GCY includes these proteins:
- a CDS encoding M20/M25/M40 family metallo-hydrolase — protein sequence MKFKSLLAFGLLSAGLSTALQAEEFTTQQLEQVKQVREAASHSNLSWQLLESLTTEVGPRLPGTENDKKAVAWAKKQFEQLGFDKVWLEEATFPEWRRYHESAKILIPSEQPLHLTALGNSVSTPKDGLSGEVVLFETLDELIAAPDNSLKGKIAFINYRMNRDIDGNGYGPAVRARNSGAVEAAKKGAIAYMMRSVSTSHHRFAHTGGSHYKAGVTKIPSTAVANPDADQLARLINSGHAVKVALNIQTEDLGEGTSYNVIGEFTGTEFPEQYVLIGGHLDSWDLGTGALDDGAGVALTMAAAKHIADVKRPKRSVRVVLFAAEELGLWGAKAYFKKHQAELDRIVAASESDFGADVVYAFESNVNAASLPVVREIAKQLAPLGVTYIGKNSAHGGPDLIPLKNATSAPIFALHQDGTDYFDYHHTADDTLDKVDPAKLKQNTAAYAVFALMAADAKTKMAGK from the coding sequence ATGAAGTTTAAATCACTATTGGCATTTGGTTTATTAAGCGCAGGTTTGAGCACAGCACTGCAAGCCGAAGAATTTACTACACAACAACTAGAACAAGTTAAACAAGTCAGAGAAGCGGCAAGCCACAGCAACCTAAGCTGGCAATTACTGGAATCCCTCACCACAGAAGTAGGCCCACGCTTACCGGGTACCGAAAATGATAAAAAAGCGGTAGCTTGGGCAAAGAAACAATTTGAGCAGCTGGGCTTTGACAAAGTCTGGCTTGAGGAAGCGACCTTTCCTGAATGGCGCCGCTACCATGAGTCTGCAAAAATACTGATACCGAGCGAACAACCACTGCACCTTACTGCGCTCGGTAACAGCGTTAGCACACCAAAAGATGGGCTAAGTGGTGAGGTGGTTTTATTTGAAACCCTCGATGAGCTTATTGCCGCGCCAGACAATAGCTTAAAAGGTAAAATAGCCTTTATTAACTACCGCATGAACCGCGATATTGATGGTAATGGCTATGGACCCGCGGTAAGAGCTCGTAATAGCGGCGCCGTAGAAGCAGCTAAAAAAGGCGCTATCGCCTATATGATGCGCTCAGTCAGTACCAGCCACCACCGCTTCGCGCACACTGGCGGCAGTCACTATAAAGCGGGAGTGACAAAGATCCCGTCAACTGCAGTTGCGAACCCAGACGCGGATCAGCTAGCACGCCTTATCAACTCAGGTCATGCCGTTAAAGTCGCGCTAAATATTCAAACCGAGGACTTAGGTGAAGGAACCAGTTACAACGTCATCGGTGAATTCACGGGCACCGAATTTCCAGAGCAATATGTCTTGATTGGTGGCCATTTAGACTCTTGGGATCTGGGTACTGGTGCGCTCGATGATGGCGCGGGTGTTGCGTTAACAATGGCAGCAGCGAAACATATTGCCGATGTAAAACGCCCTAAACGTAGTGTCCGCGTAGTCCTATTTGCTGCAGAAGAGCTAGGTCTTTGGGGAGCAAAAGCCTACTTTAAAAAGCATCAGGCAGAATTAGACCGCATCGTAGCCGCGTCCGAGTCCGATTTTGGTGCGGACGTAGTGTATGCATTTGAATCAAACGTAAATGCCGCCTCTTTACCGGTTGTACGTGAAATTGCAAAGCAGTTGGCACCACTCGGCGTTACTTATATTGGCAAAAATAGCGCACATGGTGGTCCTGATTTAATTCCGCTGAAAAATGCCACATCGGCTCCCATCTTTGCTTTACACCAAGATGGCACGGATTACTTTGATTATCACCACACTGCTGATGACACACTTGATAAAGTCGATCCAGCAAAATTAAAGCAAAATACCGCGGCATACGCCGTATTTGCCTTAATGGCTGCCGACGCCAAAACGAAAATGGCAGGGAAATAA
- a CDS encoding DNA-J related domain-containing protein, translated as MFNPLTDVIFRLICQNQSLKVHTLAAALMEQQQLPRLDEDENKNLFKRNFLIMNALYQLQQEVLAEGQYLHVEALNIYLAPQLDEHQLALDDPLRSYYLDWQHYETSSEEVSALLDNFWQRFAFNGARQQLAIKPDELNAIKTRWRLSEDYDRRMLSQCWRKQALTHHPDKSGDEETFKRLMNEYEILKQALST; from the coding sequence ATGTTCAATCCGCTAACAGATGTTATTTTTAGACTAATTTGTCAGAATCAATCTTTAAAAGTACACACTCTTGCCGCTGCTCTGATGGAACAACAGCAACTACCTCGCCTTGATGAAGATGAAAATAAAAATCTATTTAAACGTAACTTCCTGATCATGAATGCCCTGTATCAACTTCAGCAAGAAGTGTTAGCTGAGGGCCAGTATCTACATGTTGAAGCACTCAATATTTATCTAGCTCCACAATTAGATGAACACCAATTAGCATTAGATGATCCGCTCAGAAGTTACTATTTAGACTGGCAGCATTACGAAACCAGTAGTGAAGAAGTCAGTGCTCTGTTGGATAACTTTTGGCAGCGCTTTGCATTTAATGGCGCTCGCCAGCAACTTGCCATCAAACCTGACGAATTAAACGCGATTAAAACACGCTGGAGACTTTCTGAAGATTATGATCGCAGGATGTTAAGTCAATGTTGGAGAAAACAGGCCCTGACTCATCACCCGGATAAATCAGGTGATGAGGAGACTTTCAAACGCTTAATGAACGAGTATGAAATACTCAAGCAGGCCTTAAGCACGTAA
- the ubiD gene encoding 4-hydroxy-3-polyprenylbenzoate decarboxylase, whose translation MKYQDLRDFITQLEKQGELVRVKQPISTKLEMTEIADRTLRAGGPAILFENPVGYDIPVLANLFGTPKRVAMGMGQSDVSELREVGKLLAFLKEPDPPKGIKEAIGQLPVFKQVLNMPAKEVKKAPCQEVVLSGGEVDLTKLPIQHCWPGDAAPLITWGLTVTKGPYKKRQNLGIYRQQLLGKNKIIMRWLSHRGGALDFQEWCKEHPGEPYPVSVALGADPATILGAVTPVPDTLSEYAFAGLLRGSKTQVVRSISNDLQVPASAEIVLEGYIQPGELAPEGPYGDHTGYYNEVDDFPVMTVTHMTHRKDPIYHSTYTGRPPDEPAILGVALNEVFVPILQKQFPEIVDFYLPPEGCSYRMAVVTMKKQYPGHAKRVMMGVWSFLRQFMYTKFVIVCDDDVNARDWNDVIWAITTRMDPARDTTLVESTPIDYLDFASPVSGLGSKMGMDATNKWPGETDREWGQPIVMDPEVKQRVDEIWDTLGITIK comes from the coding sequence ATGAAATACCAAGACTTACGAGATTTTATAACCCAGCTTGAAAAACAAGGAGAACTTGTTCGCGTCAAGCAGCCCATTTCCACCAAATTAGAAATGACTGAAATAGCAGACAGGACGCTGCGAGCAGGTGGACCCGCAATCCTATTTGAAAACCCTGTTGGTTATGACATCCCTGTACTGGCTAACCTATTTGGCACACCAAAGCGCGTTGCAATGGGGATGGGACAAAGCGATGTCAGTGAACTAAGAGAAGTCGGCAAGTTACTCGCTTTTTTAAAAGAACCCGATCCACCGAAGGGAATTAAAGAAGCCATTGGCCAGCTACCGGTATTCAAACAAGTGTTGAATATGCCTGCCAAAGAAGTGAAAAAAGCCCCATGCCAAGAAGTCGTATTGAGCGGTGGTGAGGTCGATCTCACTAAACTACCTATTCAACATTGCTGGCCTGGTGATGCAGCACCTTTAATCACGTGGGGGTTAACGGTAACCAAAGGTCCTTATAAAAAGCGTCAGAACTTAGGGATTTATCGTCAGCAGCTATTGGGTAAAAACAAAATTATTATGCGCTGGCTATCACATCGCGGCGGCGCGCTTGATTTTCAGGAGTGGTGCAAAGAGCATCCGGGCGAACCGTATCCGGTATCTGTTGCACTTGGCGCTGATCCGGCGACGATTTTAGGTGCGGTAACCCCGGTTCCAGATACCTTGAGCGAATATGCATTTGCTGGTCTATTGCGTGGTAGTAAGACGCAGGTCGTTAGATCTATTTCTAACGACCTGCAAGTACCAGCGAGTGCCGAAATCGTCTTAGAAGGATATATTCAACCGGGCGAGCTCGCGCCAGAAGGTCCATATGGCGATCACACCGGCTACTACAATGAAGTTGACGACTTCCCTGTAATGACTGTCACCCATATGACGCATCGCAAAGATCCAATTTATCACAGCACTTATACGGGCCGCCCGCCTGATGAGCCTGCCATTCTTGGCGTTGCCCTCAACGAAGTATTCGTGCCGATTTTACAAAAGCAATTTCCGGAAATCGTCGATTTTTACCTTCCACCAGAAGGCTGCTCATACCGCATGGCGGTCGTCACCATGAAAAAACAGTATCCGGGGCATGCTAAACGCGTGATGATGGGCGTATGGTCTTTCCTTAGACAGTTTATGTACACCAAGTTTGTCATTGTTTGCGATGATGATGTAAATGCTCGTGACTGGAATGATGTGATTTGGGCGATAACAACACGTATGGATCCCGCTAGAGACACCACCTTAGTTGAAAGCACGCCTATCGATTATCTCGATTTTGCTTCCCCCGTGTCTGGACTTGGTTCTAAAATGGGTATGGACGCAACCAACAAATGGCCGGGTGAGACCGACCGTGAATGGGGCCAGCCTATCGTTATGGATCCCGAGGTTAAACAACGCGTTGACGAAATTTGGGATACCCTAGGGATCACCATCAAATGA
- the dbpA gene encoding ATP-dependent RNA helicase DbpA, translating into MSITSFSQLPLNQALAQRLVDLNYMVPTAVQSVSLAPALTGRDIVVKGKTGSGKTLVFSLVLLNKLQPECNEVQALVLCPTRELADQVAQEIRKVAALIGNVKVQTLCGGTPIEPQTRALQHGAHIVVGTPGRVEEHVFNGSLMLTETQTVVFDEADQMLDMGFTETLESILVYVPEVRQTLMFSATYPDKIMKLAKQYMREPEFVEAKEEQAHHSIKQTFYKLDNNRMRFNALRVLLMQHQPQSCIVFCNTKAETKRLFEELRQTGLACVELHGDLDQGAREWSLLTFANKSANILVATDVAARGLDVEEVELVVNYHLALEPQTHIHRVGRTGRGEHKGIAVSLYGEKEAFKIKQLAEIYGQELKHGTLPGHSLLEKPAYKSNMVTLMIEGGKQQKLRKGDIVGSLTGEEGISFKQIGKINIYDVQTFVAVKREAVKPALRKLNNSKIKNKRYKALRA; encoded by the coding sequence GTGTCGATCACTTCATTTTCTCAATTACCTCTAAACCAAGCGCTTGCTCAGCGCCTTGTAGATCTTAACTACATGGTGCCAACGGCAGTACAATCTGTGAGTTTAGCGCCGGCGCTGACTGGACGAGATATAGTCGTGAAAGGGAAAACCGGATCTGGTAAAACACTGGTGTTTTCACTTGTGCTGCTGAATAAGTTGCAGCCCGAGTGCAATGAGGTTCAAGCTTTGGTATTGTGCCCAACGAGAGAGTTGGCTGACCAAGTGGCGCAAGAGATCAGAAAAGTTGCGGCTTTAATTGGTAACGTTAAAGTGCAAACACTTTGCGGAGGAACGCCAATTGAACCTCAAACTCGGGCGTTACAACATGGCGCGCATATTGTTGTTGGTACACCTGGTCGGGTTGAAGAGCATGTTTTTAATGGCTCACTCATGCTGACTGAAACGCAGACTGTGGTATTCGACGAAGCCGATCAGATGTTGGATATGGGCTTTACTGAAACGCTAGAAAGCATTCTAGTGTATGTGCCTGAAGTTCGACAAACACTGATGTTTAGTGCGACTTACCCAGACAAGATCATGAAACTGGCGAAGCAATATATGCGTGAGCCAGAGTTTGTTGAAGCGAAAGAAGAACAAGCACACCACAGCATTAAGCAAACCTTTTATAAATTAGACAACAATAGAATGCGCTTTAACGCGCTGAGAGTGCTGTTAATGCAGCACCAGCCGCAAAGCTGTATCGTTTTTTGTAATACCAAAGCTGAGACTAAGCGACTATTCGAAGAATTACGTCAAACCGGACTTGCTTGCGTCGAGTTACATGGCGATTTAGATCAAGGTGCACGTGAGTGGTCATTGCTCACTTTTGCCAATAAGAGTGCCAATATTTTAGTTGCCACTGACGTTGCCGCTCGAGGGCTCGACGTTGAGGAAGTTGAGCTTGTGGTTAACTATCATTTGGCACTTGAGCCGCAAACGCATATTCACCGTGTTGGTCGTACGGGTCGGGGTGAGCATAAAGGTATCGCAGTATCTCTTTATGGAGAAAAAGAAGCCTTCAAAATAAAACAGTTGGCGGAAATATATGGTCAAGAGCTAAAACATGGCACGTTGCCGGGTCATTCACTGCTCGAAAAACCAGCCTATAAGTCGAATATGGTGACCCTAATGATTGAAGGCGGAAAGCAGCAAAAACTCCGCAAAGGAGATATCGTAGGCAGTTTGACGGGTGAAGAGGGCATAAGCTTTAAGCAAATTGGTAAAATCAATATTTATGATGTGCAAACATTCGTGGCTGTAAAACGCGAGGCAGTGAAGCCTGCACTACGTAAGCTTAACAATAGTAAGATTAAAAATAAGCGCTATAAAGCCTTACGTGCTTAA
- a CDS encoding sensor domain-containing protein, which produces MSKLLGGLLLLFCMSAPANELPYYTFSNHSAVMLIIEPTSGKILDANKAAAAFYGYSEAVLESKVIQDINLFTAEQVANERQAALNEGRNYFIFQHQTADGSVKTVSVHSTPFEDSDGKPRLLSIIQDMSEQRKLQQDLWHYQANLEQQVMLQTEKIKQANMVQVILLTAVIAVLILSMAVLMTVLVRLRRSNQRAQDQGAKLSAIFDCMTAYLVFTDETHHIEAANGSVLSDFERFENLKSKSIYTLFDALDSERLLLDGTLECQLDARFGYRNVRVSCAPVVSETQAKLGFIYVIQDITEELENEREQRLASTVFATTTEGVLVSDKHNQIQMVNRAFSEITGFGMDEVIGETPAILNSGRHDERFFNALYDDLVNKGHWEGEIWNKRKNGEIYPSWLQVSAVFNEAREIDMYVALFSDITSRKRNEQLMWQQANFDSLTGLANRHHYHVKFDLALKRAAQLEERFAICFIDLDRFKAVNDTLGHHIGDLLLKEAANRINECVRSSDTVARLGGDEFALLLQDISSISDLELVATKILRALANPFHLEGHEAYVSGSMGITLYPDDGTDRKILLRNADSAMYKAKEHGRDCFQFYTSAMHQHAKARSVLESALHKALSNRELSLVYQPIFSQLGSGDLVGCEVLLRWKSELLGHVSPDQFIPVCEELGLILPIGEWVLYHACSQVKAWQDNYGRPLFIAVNVSSIQFKRQDMVELVRKVLRDTKLEAKYLTLEITESVLVENSDKILSQLKALREMGVELAIDDFGTGYSSLSYLKRFPLSKLKIDRTFIRDLPEDEEDKALVSAIILMAHKLNLRVIAEGVETPAQCMFLKNLLCDMTQGYFHSKPVAQQEFEANVLTMQYHKQSHS; this is translated from the coding sequence ATGTCAAAATTGCTCGGGGGGCTGCTGTTGCTGTTTTGTATGTCAGCGCCAGCTAACGAGTTACCATATTATACTTTTTCTAATCATAGTGCGGTGATGCTGATCATTGAGCCCACGTCTGGAAAAATTTTGGATGCCAATAAGGCAGCTGCCGCATTTTATGGATACAGCGAGGCGGTATTAGAGTCAAAAGTCATACAAGATATCAACTTATTTACTGCCGAGCAGGTTGCTAATGAGCGCCAAGCGGCATTAAATGAAGGCCGTAATTATTTTATCTTCCAACATCAAACCGCAGACGGCAGTGTGAAAACGGTGAGTGTTCACTCAACACCATTTGAGGATAGCGATGGCAAACCTAGGTTACTTTCTATCATTCAAGATATGAGTGAGCAGCGTAAGCTACAGCAAGATCTCTGGCATTACCAAGCCAATCTTGAACAACAGGTCATGCTGCAGACTGAAAAAATCAAGCAAGCCAATATGGTACAGGTTATTTTGTTAACTGCGGTGATAGCTGTGCTGATTCTATCGATGGCAGTATTGATGACCGTTTTGGTCAGGCTAAGGCGCTCCAATCAGCGAGCACAAGACCAAGGTGCGAAACTCAGTGCCATTTTTGATTGTATGACAGCGTACTTGGTGTTTACGGATGAAACACATCATATTGAGGCTGCTAATGGCTCAGTGCTTAGTGACTTCGAACGCTTTGAAAATCTAAAATCCAAGTCTATTTATACCCTGTTCGATGCATTAGACAGCGAACGATTGTTGCTTGATGGAACATTGGAATGTCAATTAGATGCTCGATTTGGTTATCGCAATGTTCGGGTTTCTTGTGCCCCTGTAGTAAGTGAAACACAAGCAAAGCTTGGCTTCATTTATGTCATCCAAGATATCACCGAAGAACTTGAGAATGAACGAGAGCAGCGTTTAGCAAGTACGGTATTTGCGACAACCACTGAAGGCGTGTTGGTCTCCGACAAGCATAATCAAATCCAAATGGTAAATCGCGCATTTAGCGAAATTACAGGTTTTGGCATGGATGAAGTAATTGGGGAAACGCCGGCAATCCTCAATTCTGGACGTCACGATGAGCGCTTTTTCAATGCGTTATATGATGACTTGGTTAACAAAGGCCATTGGGAAGGAGAGATTTGGAATAAGCGTAAAAATGGTGAAATTTATCCGAGTTGGCTGCAGGTATCCGCAGTATTTAACGAAGCTCGGGAAATTGATATGTATGTAGCCCTATTCAGCGATATTACTTCGAGGAAACGTAACGAACAGTTGATGTGGCAGCAAGCCAACTTTGATAGTTTGACGGGCCTTGCAAACCGGCATCATTATCACGTTAAATTTGATTTAGCATTAAAACGAGCAGCTCAGCTAGAAGAGCGCTTTGCAATTTGTTTTATCGATCTTGACCGCTTTAAAGCGGTGAATGACACGCTTGGGCACCATATTGGTGATCTATTACTCAAAGAAGCTGCAAACCGTATTAATGAGTGCGTGCGCAGTTCTGATACCGTTGCAAGATTAGGTGGGGATGAATTTGCGTTATTGCTACAAGATATAAGTTCTATCAGTGATTTAGAGCTGGTTGCGACTAAGATTTTACGTGCGTTAGCTAACCCTTTTCATTTGGAAGGGCACGAAGCTTATGTATCCGGTAGTATGGGGATCACGCTTTACCCAGATGACGGCACCGATCGAAAAATCTTGCTACGTAATGCCGACAGTGCAATGTATAAAGCCAAGGAACATGGTCGCGACTGTTTTCAATTCTACACTTCAGCGATGCATCAACATGCCAAAGCGCGTAGCGTGTTAGAAAGTGCTTTGCATAAAGCACTGTCTAATCGAGAATTATCACTGGTGTACCAGCCTATTTTTTCACAGCTTGGCAGCGGCGACCTCGTTGGCTGCGAGGTGTTGTTAAGATGGAAAAGTGAGTTGCTGGGCCATGTTTCACCCGATCAGTTTATTCCCGTTTGCGAAGAACTAGGCCTTATCTTACCCATTGGAGAGTGGGTGCTGTATCACGCTTGTTCTCAAGTTAAAGCCTGGCAAGACAACTACGGTAGGCCCTTATTTATTGCAGTTAACGTTTCTAGTATTCAGTTTAAACGCCAAGATATGGTCGAGCTAGTAAGAAAAGTACTTAGAGATACCAAACTGGAAGCGAAATATCTGACATTGGAAATCACAGAGTCGGTGCTGGTTGAAAACTCAGATAAAATATTATCGCAATTGAAGGCACTCAGAGAAATGGGCGTAGAACTGGCGATTGACGACTTCGGTACTGGATATTCGTCGTTGAGTTACCTCAAGCGCTTCCCGCTTTCTAAATTGAAAATTGATAGAACCTTTATTCGTGATTTACCAGAAGATGAAGAAGATAAAGCGCTCGTCAGTGCGATTATCTTGATGGCGCATAAATTAAACTTAAGAGTCATTGCGGAAGGGGTTGAAACCCCTGCACAATGTATGTTTTTAAAGAATTTACTGTGTGATATGACACAAGGCTATTTCCATTCTAAACCGGTGGCACAGCAAGAGTTTGAAGCAAACGTTCTAACCATGCAGTATCACAAGCAAAGTCACAGTTAA
- the add gene encoding adenosine deaminase, with protein MINNTLPLLDLHRHLDGNVRATTILELGQQFNMDLPATDLEGLRPHVQVLDNAPNLMAFLEKLDWGVKVLGDYDACRRIAIENVADAVAQGIDYTELRFSPYYMAKNHNLHPQGVVEAVVDGVQSAVKGQDIKVNLIGIMSRTFGVEKCQYELDALLAFKEQLVAIDLAGDELGFPGELFIEHYKQVRDAYLGVTVHAGEAEGAVSIWQAIKELGATRIGHGVKAIHDPALMDYLRDNRIGIESCLTSNIQTSTVESLTTHPLKAFLDHGVLATINTDDPAVQGIELDNEYSHAAAAAGLDLSDIHKAQRNAVEIAFLSEADKKALLVKKA; from the coding sequence ATGATCAATAACACACTTCCACTATTAGATTTACATCGCCACTTAGATGGTAACGTTCGTGCTACAACGATTTTAGAACTTGGCCAGCAGTTTAATATGGATTTACCTGCAACGGATCTCGAAGGTCTACGCCCGCATGTTCAAGTGTTGGACAATGCACCCAATCTAATGGCGTTTCTTGAAAAACTAGATTGGGGCGTAAAGGTACTAGGTGACTACGATGCTTGTCGCCGTATTGCGATTGAAAATGTTGCCGACGCAGTTGCACAAGGTATTGATTACACTGAACTAAGATTTAGTCCTTACTACATGGCAAAAAACCATAATCTACACCCGCAGGGTGTTGTTGAAGCCGTAGTCGATGGTGTACAAAGTGCCGTTAAAGGTCAAGACATTAAGGTTAACCTGATCGGGATTATGTCACGCACATTTGGTGTGGAAAAGTGCCAATATGAGCTAGACGCGCTACTTGCCTTTAAAGAGCAGTTGGTTGCGATTGACCTCGCGGGTGACGAGCTGGGTTTCCCGGGCGAGCTGTTTATTGAGCATTATAAGCAGGTTCGCGATGCTTACCTTGGCGTGACGGTACATGCTGGCGAAGCTGAGGGTGCGGTAAGTATCTGGCAAGCCATTAAAGAACTTGGTGCGACACGTATCGGTCACGGAGTTAAAGCAATCCATGACCCAGCACTGATGGACTATTTACGTGATAATCGTATCGGGATCGAGTCTTGCTTAACCAGTAACATTCAAACAAGCACTGTCGAAAGTTTAACAACGCATCCCTTGAAAGCATTTTTAGATCATGGCGTATTGGCAACCATCAATACAGATGATCCTGCGGTTCAAGGTATCGAGTTGGATAACGAGTATAGCCATGCAGCTGCGGCGGCAGGTTTAGATTTGAGTGATATCCATAAAGCGCAGCGCAATGCAGTTGAGATTGCCTTTTTAAGTGAAGCTGATAAAAAAGCGTTGCTTGTAAAGAAAGCGTAA
- a CDS encoding CBS domain-containing protein, whose product MSKLYVRDIMSPDFPLLTAETELTNAISLLQKHHLIGAPVIDSQRHLVGFISEQQLLKPLLNSSYFCDGKVQLRDLLATPALSIEAATTVVDLAQRMQQNSPKVYPVLNEGKVIGIVTRSQVVAALKESYLSCAG is encoded by the coding sequence ATGAGTAAACTCTATGTTCGTGACATCATGTCACCCGATTTCCCACTATTAACCGCCGAGACCGAACTGACCAACGCGATTAGTTTGCTGCAAAAGCATCATTTAATTGGTGCACCAGTGATAGATTCACAGCGTCATCTTGTTGGATTTATATCAGAGCAGCAGCTGCTCAAGCCTTTGCTTAATTCTAGCTACTTTTGTGATGGTAAAGTACAGCTGAGAGATTTACTGGCAACGCCTGCCCTCAGCATTGAAGCTGCAACAACCGTTGTCGACCTTGCACAACGCATGCAGCAAAATAGTCCTAAGGTTTATCCCGTACTCAATGAAGGCAAAGTTATTGGTATTGTGACACGCAGCCAAGTCGTTGCGGCACTAAAAGAGAGTTATCTTAGCTGTGCGGGGTGA
- the fre gene encoding NAD(P)H-flavin reductase → MQVLAAEVVSITPLTEFVHKVILKPEEAVQFEAGQYLQLVLGEKDKRAFSIASSPSKTEQLELHIGASGADSYAMQSLDHLRNAFDTKQTVALEVGLGVSQIRVDQARPLVLLAGGTGFSYVKSMADHLAETGYDQPVLFYWGVKEEAALYAKAEMEAWAASNKHFQFIPVVENASEAWKGHRGFVHQAVMKDIVSLEPYSIYMAGRFDMIGIVRDDFINHGAERDFMYADAFAFIK, encoded by the coding sequence ATGCAAGTATTAGCAGCAGAGGTTGTCTCAATTACACCTCTTACGGAATTTGTTCACAAAGTTATATTAAAACCTGAAGAAGCGGTGCAATTCGAAGCCGGCCAGTATCTGCAATTGGTACTTGGTGAAAAAGACAAACGTGCTTTCTCGATTGCCAGCAGCCCTTCAAAAACAGAGCAGTTAGAGTTACATATCGGTGCTTCTGGCGCTGACTCTTATGCCATGCAATCACTAGATCACCTACGTAACGCTTTTGATACAAAGCAAACCGTTGCATTAGAAGTTGGTCTTGGCGTCTCTCAGATCCGTGTTGATCAAGCGCGTCCACTAGTACTACTTGCCGGCGGCACAGGGTTTTCTTATGTCAAATCTATGGCCGATCACTTGGCTGAAACGGGTTACGACCAACCAGTATTATTTTACTGGGGTGTAAAAGAAGAAGCTGCGTTGTATGCAAAAGCGGAGATGGAAGCTTGGGCCGCCTCAAATAAACATTTCCAGTTTATTCCTGTGGTAGAAAATGCCAGTGAAGCATGGAAAGGCCATCGTGGTTTCGTTCATCAGGCTGTGATGAAAGATATCGTTTCTTTAGAGCCGTACAGCATTTATATGGCTGGCCGCTTTGACATGATTGGCATCGTGCGTGATGACTTTATCAATCATGGTGCTGAGCGCGACTTTATGTATGCCGACGCCTTTGCGTTTATTAAATAG
- a CDS encoding tetratricopeptide repeat protein: protein MEIKSVFFSFYDTIFNFISKYKVAVSTLIVVTIALYFYNQHQQQIASYQIYLASPQIDDLIIFDAGKNTGQAYDPAFQVLQITELTDDNIEVKESAYTYRTMRNITRDIRVSMLMTDHYFKPQRLTLEKDNLLDLLDDETIISVYRPVGIHVLGGVVRQRFKKPKPLYNGPKISARNQEAIRAYSLGDFEEAKTGFAAAAKTGNPWAQYNYGTMLRDGEGGAKDIKKAIHWLKLAAEQGNHKAQTALTKLCQDHPC, encoded by the coding sequence ATGGAAATCAAAAGCGTATTTTTTTCCTTTTACGACACAATATTCAACTTTATCAGTAAATATAAAGTTGCCGTGTCGACACTGATTGTGGTCACTATTGCACTTTACTTTTATAACCAACATCAACAACAAATCGCTAGTTATCAAATATACTTAGCATCCCCACAAATCGATGACCTGATTATTTTCGATGCAGGTAAAAACACAGGGCAAGCTTATGATCCTGCTTTTCAGGTCTTACAAATTACTGAGCTGACAGATGACAACATTGAAGTAAAGGAAAGTGCCTACACTTACCGTACAATGCGTAACATCACCCGAGATATCCGTGTCAGCATGCTAATGACCGATCATTATTTTAAGCCACAAAGGCTGACGCTAGAAAAAGATAACCTATTAGACTTACTTGACGATGAAACCATAATCTCCGTCTACAGACCCGTAGGGATCCATGTGCTTGGCGGCGTTGTTAGACAACGATTCAAAAAGCCGAAGCCACTATATAATGGACCTAAGATCTCTGCACGGAATCAAGAAGCAATTCGCGCTTACAGCCTAGGAGATTTTGAAGAAGCAAAAACGGGATTTGCAGCGGCGGCTAAAACTGGCAATCCCTGGGCACAATATAACTATGGAACAATGCTTCGTGACGGTGAAGGCGGTGCAAAAGACATTAAAAAAGCGATCCACTGGCTTAAACTTGCCGCCGAGCAAGGTAATCATAAAGCACAAACGGCCCTGACTAAGTTATGTCAAGACCACCCATGTTAA